Proteins from one uncultured Desulfuromonas sp. genomic window:
- a CDS encoding ABC transporter substrate-binding protein, with the protein MEVPVPAQRLVGIHSALSMLCYLNLASQVVGVEQEEKDPRQWLGGSGRSYRLAHPQLGELPGIGSRRQIDAEALITLQPDVIFMGWGTPQAADRLQQQTGVPVVMVHNGNLTSQRHRFEQSLNLIATICNRRERAEQIKAFIDASLDDLHQRIKGHTSSTTCYIGGLNFRVAHGLLGTSRDYPPFVLLNAHNIADAITPPKNLIKGRFSMAAESLIKADPEVIFICASGASLVHNDLNHPAFAALSAVRNQRLYRIIPHYYAASPDTVLAETYYMATILYPEAFADVDIAATADRFYRFFVGAPLYREMAELFGPFAPFTAEGRPSS; encoded by the coding sequence GTGGAGGTGCCCGTTCCGGCCCAGCGGCTGGTGGGCATCCATTCCGCTCTGAGTATGCTGTGCTATCTGAACCTTGCCTCGCAGGTGGTCGGCGTGGAGCAGGAGGAAAAGGATCCGCGTCAGTGGCTGGGTGGCAGCGGCCGCTCCTATCGACTGGCCCATCCCCAGCTCGGCGAATTGCCCGGTATCGGTTCACGCCGTCAGATCGACGCTGAGGCGCTGATCACACTGCAGCCCGACGTCATCTTCATGGGCTGGGGCACGCCGCAGGCCGCCGATCGCCTCCAGCAGCAGACCGGCGTTCCGGTGGTGATGGTGCACAACGGCAACCTGACCAGCCAGCGCCATCGGTTTGAACAATCGCTGAATCTGATTGCAACGATCTGTAATCGCCGGGAGCGCGCCGAACAGATCAAGGCGTTCATCGACGCCAGCCTGGATGATCTGCACCAGCGCATCAAAGGGCACACCTCATCCACGACATGCTATATCGGCGGCCTCAATTTCCGTGTCGCCCACGGCCTGCTCGGCACCAGCCGCGACTATCCGCCGTTTGTGCTGCTCAACGCCCACAACATCGCCGACGCCATCACGCCCCCAAAGAATCTGATCAAAGGGCGCTTTTCCATGGCTGCGGAAAGTTTAATCAAGGCCGATCCCGAGGTAATCTTCATCTGTGCCAGCGGTGCATCTCTGGTACACAACGACCTCAACCATCCGGCGTTTGCCGCGCTCAGCGCGGTACGCAACCAGCGTCTGTATCGCATCATTCCCCATTACTACGCAGCCAGCCCCGATACGGTGCTGGCCGAAACCTATTACATGGCCACCATCCTCTACCCCGAGGCGTTTGCCGATGTCGATATCGCGGCCACGGCTGACCGCTTTTACCGCTTCTTTGTCGGCGCACCGCTCTACCGGGAGATGGCGGAACTGTTCGGCCCGTTCGCGCCGTTCACCGCAGAGGGTAGACCGTCATCATGA
- a CDS encoding TonB-dependent receptor has protein sequence MKNRHIIRYVLFICLLMTTLSLSSAFADATTDSIRLDDMVVTATRSENSAFATPVTISVVDQQEIQEQNATTFTDLLDGVAGVTLSGAGPWETTPTIRGMGTNRVLVLFDGDRETNLWAGRAPLTPFIDSSDIDRIEVVKGPSSVLYGSDALGGVINVITKEVALADGDTWQAQHHIGTRYSSVDDGVVGNYTVTAGGHGLGIRLNVAAEDHDDYEVGDGDELPHSQFENKSLDLKTLYNINDHHTVKAELRINDINDMGVAQKDPSAPESHFTLYNTRSYKLGYVGTDLGAVQRLETRVFHVDQKRRFVGDFPNTAKQVHNLKQNTIDTTATGGSLQATFAPGRNQQWVTGLEIVHETTDSDESQQIFSTTNESLKKLLTFQPLPDGERDHLGLFAQDEIMISEDWSLTLGGRYDYFAADADDVTMSQTSYGSNGAATIASVNKFSRETDQAATFSLGSLYALSNTLHLTANLATAFRAPDLFERYSTRGGGSQVIIGNPDLDAEYTYNADLGLKYLSSRASGYVSVFYNRIDDYIDLVKQDSSFLGSIPTYGYVNVEDAELYGIDAEATISLTSRLDVETAIAWVEGKDRDTNDHLSAIAPLNGRIGLRYAAPLSNGMRYTLRAQATLYDRQRNVSDSEKETPGYTTVDLHAGLNLGAWAMFDAIDLNVSLKNLLDRGYRSHLRSSQATWLYEPGRNIVVGLQCTF, from the coding sequence ATGAAAAATCGCCACATTATTCGTTATGTCCTTTTTATATGTCTGCTGATGACGACACTGAGTCTCTCCAGCGCGTTTGCCGATGCAACAACGGACAGCATCCGGCTCGATGACATGGTGGTCACCGCCACCCGCTCGGAAAATTCCGCCTTTGCCACGCCGGTGACGATCAGTGTTGTCGATCAGCAAGAGATTCAGGAACAGAACGCCACCACCTTCACCGATCTGCTCGACGGCGTGGCCGGCGTCACCTTGAGCGGCGCCGGGCCGTGGGAAACCACGCCAACCATTCGCGGCATGGGCACCAACCGAGTGCTGGTGCTTTTCGACGGCGACCGCGAGACCAACCTGTGGGCGGGACGCGCGCCGCTGACACCGTTTATCGACAGCAGCGACATTGATCGGATCGAAGTGGTCAAGGGTCCCTCTTCTGTACTCTACGGCAGCGACGCCCTCGGCGGCGTCATCAACGTCATCACCAAGGAGGTGGCTCTGGCCGATGGCGACACCTGGCAGGCGCAACACCACATCGGCACACGCTATTCATCGGTGGATGACGGTGTGGTCGGCAACTACACGGTCACTGCCGGTGGTCACGGCCTCGGCATCCGCCTCAATGTGGCGGCCGAGGATCACGACGACTATGAAGTGGGCGATGGCGACGAGCTGCCTCACAGCCAGTTTGAGAATAAAAGCCTCGACTTGAAAACCCTCTACAACATCAACGACCACCACACGGTCAAGGCGGAGCTGCGCATTAACGACATCAACGACATGGGGGTAGCGCAAAAAGACCCGAGCGCGCCGGAATCTCACTTTACCCTGTACAATACCCGCAGCTATAAACTCGGTTATGTCGGCACCGACCTCGGTGCAGTGCAGCGTCTGGAAACCCGTGTGTTTCATGTCGATCAGAAACGGCGCTTTGTCGGCGATTTTCCCAACACGGCCAAACAGGTCCACAACCTGAAGCAAAACACCATCGACACCACCGCCACCGGCGGCTCGCTGCAGGCCACCTTTGCGCCGGGACGGAATCAACAGTGGGTCACCGGCCTGGAGATTGTCCATGAAACCACGGATTCCGATGAATCGCAGCAGATCTTCAGCACCACCAACGAATCGCTGAAAAAGCTGCTCACTTTTCAGCCTTTGCCCGACGGCGAACGTGACCATCTGGGGCTGTTTGCCCAGGATGAAATCATGATCAGCGAAGATTGGAGCCTGACCCTCGGCGGTCGCTACGATTACTTTGCCGCCGATGCCGACGATGTCACCATGAGCCAGACCAGCTACGGCAGCAACGGTGCCGCCACAATCGCCTCGGTCAATAAATTTTCCCGCGAAACAGATCAAGCCGCCACGTTCAGCCTCGGTTCACTCTACGCCCTGAGCAACACCCTGCACCTGACCGCTAATCTGGCCACAGCGTTTCGTGCTCCGGACCTGTTTGAGCGCTATTCCACCCGTGGCGGTGGCAGCCAGGTGATTATCGGCAACCCGGATCTGGATGCCGAATACACCTACAATGCCGATCTGGGTCTCAAGTACCTGTCTTCCCGCGCCAGTGGCTATGTCAGTGTGTTTTACAACCGCATTGATGACTACATTGATCTGGTCAAACAGGACAGTTCATTCCTCGGCTCTATTCCCACCTACGGTTACGTCAATGTCGAGGATGCGGAGCTGTACGGCATCGATGCCGAAGCCACCATCAGTCTGACATCACGGCTGGATGTGGAAACAGCCATCGCCTGGGTGGAAGGCAAAGATCGTGACACGAATGATCATCTCAGTGCCATTGCCCCGCTCAACGGCCGCATCGGTCTGCGCTACGCTGCGCCGTTGAGCAACGGCATGCGCTACACCCTGCGCGCCCAGGCCACCCTCTACGACCGTCAACGCAATGTGTCGGACAGCGAAAAAGAGACGCCGGGCTATACCACTGTTGATCTGCATGCCGGGCTCAACCTTGGGGCCTGGGCCATGTTTGACGCCATCGACCTGAACGTCAGCCTGAAAAACCTGCTTGACCGCGGCTACCGCAGCCATCTGCGTTCCAGCCAGGCGACCTGGCTCTACGAACCGGGCCGCAATATTGTTGTGGGACTGCAGTGCACCTTTTAA
- a CDS encoding GNAT family N-acyltransferase, whose protein sequence is MMAEHLLGLQRCQRLYDRVSAQDTEISFAEQALNTLNVRYQLNDHERARIPTSGPCILIANHPFGGIEGLIIMALLGKVRPDFKVMANFMLSGIPQLRGQLINVDPFGGADAARTNLTPLRQSLNWLKQGGMLVIFPAGEVSSRQATGEITDPVWSSTLPRLVRRSKAPVLPVFFPGENGALFQWAGRLHPRLRTLLLPHMLLNKAGRTLPLRIGNLLPSKKLIGFATSQELNDYLRLRTYGLNLAADTRAKTVAKSENDEPQPICAPRPAETLKNEIAALPEAQHLVHSGDFAVVEFTAAQAPGLLNEIGRLREVTFREVGEGTGHSIDLDRFDETYTHLCLWNHKQGELVGAYRIGRVDDLLGHYGAEGLYTSTLFNFQPQLLERLHNALELGRSFIRPEHQRSYAPLLLLWKGIGHYLVNNPHYRYLFGPVSISNDYTANSRHLMVDTLTRYFMVKEWSGLVSPRLPVPVTPLKIQGLSTQQSDPLLRDMDEISALVADLESDNRGIPVLLRHYLSLGGKLLAFNLDPDFGHVIDGLLLVDLQQTERKQLQRYMGREGYASYLAAQHQQTAACA, encoded by the coding sequence ATGATGGCGGAACACCTGCTGGGCCTACAGCGTTGCCAGCGACTTTACGACCGGGTCAGTGCCCAAGACACTGAGATCTCTTTCGCTGAACAGGCATTGAACACCCTTAACGTTCGTTATCAGTTGAACGACCACGAACGGGCACGCATCCCAACTTCAGGGCCATGCATCCTGATTGCCAACCATCCGTTCGGCGGTATTGAGGGACTGATCATCATGGCGTTACTCGGCAAAGTGCGCCCGGATTTCAAGGTGATGGCCAACTTCATGCTCAGCGGCATTCCGCAATTGCGCGGTCAGCTGATCAATGTCGATCCGTTTGGTGGCGCTGACGCGGCCCGCACCAACCTGACCCCATTACGTCAATCGTTGAACTGGTTGAAACAAGGCGGCATGCTGGTGATCTTTCCTGCCGGAGAAGTGTCCTCCCGTCAAGCGACGGGCGAGATAACTGATCCGGTCTGGAGTTCGACCCTGCCGCGCCTGGTCCGTCGCAGTAAGGCCCCGGTACTCCCCGTGTTCTTTCCCGGTGAAAACGGGGCGCTGTTTCAATGGGCGGGACGCCTTCATCCACGCCTGCGTACCCTGCTGTTGCCGCACATGTTGTTGAACAAAGCAGGACGAACCTTGCCACTGCGCATCGGCAATCTGCTGCCCAGCAAAAAACTGATCGGCTTTGCGACCAGTCAGGAGTTAAACGACTATCTGCGTCTGCGCACCTATGGCCTGAACCTGGCAGCGGACACCCGCGCCAAAACCGTGGCCAAATCAGAAAACGACGAGCCGCAGCCCATTTGCGCGCCCCGGCCTGCCGAGACCCTGAAAAACGAAATTGCCGCCCTGCCCGAGGCGCAGCACCTGGTGCACAGTGGTGACTTTGCCGTCGTCGAATTCACTGCGGCACAAGCCCCTGGGCTCCTCAACGAAATCGGCCGATTGCGGGAAGTCACCTTCCGCGAGGTGGGTGAAGGAACCGGCCACAGCATTGATCTTGATCGTTTTGACGAAACCTATACTCACCTGTGCTTGTGGAACCACAAACAAGGCGAGCTGGTCGGCGCCTACCGCATCGGACGGGTGGATGACCTGCTCGGCCACTACGGCGCCGAAGGTCTCTACACCTCAACGCTGTTCAATTTTCAACCGCAACTTTTGGAGCGGCTGCACAACGCTCTGGAGCTGGGACGCTCGTTTATCCGCCCGGAACACCAGCGCTCTTATGCACCTTTGCTGCTACTGTGGAAAGGGATCGGTCATTATCTGGTCAACAATCCACATTACCGTTACCTGTTCGGCCCGGTGAGTATCTCCAACGACTACACCGCCAACTCGCGCCACCTGATGGTCGACACGTTGACACGCTACTTCATGGTTAAGGAATGGTCCGGGCTGGTATCGCCGCGCCTGCCGGTGCCGGTGACACCGTTGAAGATCCAAGGCCTATCCACCCAGCAGAGCGACCCGTTGCTGCGCGATATGGACGAGATTTCGGCGCTGGTCGCCGACCTGGAGAGCGACAACCGCGGTATCCCGGTGCTACTGCGCCACTACCTAAGCCTTGGCGGCAAACTGCTGGCCTTTAATCTTGATCCGGATTTCGGTCATGTGATTGACGGCCTGCTGCTGGTTGATCTGCAACAGACCGAACGCAAACAACTGCAACGCTACATGGGCCGGGAAGGTTACGCGAGCTACCTGGCGGCACAACACCAACAGACAGCAGCTTGCGCCTGA
- a CDS encoding PEP-CTERM sorting domain-containing protein, protein MKNLCISALILVMTGLTTAPASALSLGNNITIFDGNAETSAGWYGTGEDQEVEPGMVKNQVWDLEAFFIDSKNTLSLSGGFNFSTGVDGHLSGDIFIAVVNTENDLPDYGDIHRSDSDGNNNHTGSYGYDYVLDLDFTTGEYTAYQLDETSVLQTAYYQKNEGSSPWQYNAADNNDDALLNGSFSFFDSDLDETITAFEGENHYLLTGFDLSFLGHGSEFYSHFTMGCGNDNLMGHGVVVPEPGTWLLLGAGLIGLALARRRNS, encoded by the coding sequence ATGAAAAACCTCTGTATCTCTGCGTTGATTCTCGTTATGACCGGCCTGACGACAGCCCCCGCATCGGCCCTCTCTCTGGGAAATAATATTACAATCTTCGACGGCAACGCCGAAACCAGCGCAGGCTGGTACGGAACTGGCGAAGATCAGGAAGTGGAACCGGGGATGGTCAAGAATCAGGTCTGGGACCTGGAAGCCTTTTTCATCGACAGCAAAAACACGTTGTCTTTGTCCGGTGGGTTTAATTTTTCGACAGGTGTTGATGGCCACCTTTCCGGTGATATTTTTATCGCCGTTGTCAACACCGAAAATGATCTTCCGGACTACGGCGATATCCACCGTTCGGACAGCGATGGCAACAACAACCATACCGGCAGTTACGGTTATGACTATGTCCTCGACCTGGATTTTACAACTGGGGAGTACACGGCCTACCAACTGGACGAGACAAGCGTTTTGCAAACCGCTTACTATCAGAAGAACGAAGGCTCCAGCCCGTGGCAATACAACGCTGCAGACAACAACGATGACGCGTTGCTTAACGGCTCCTTCTCTTTTTTCGACAGCGACCTTGACGAGACAATCACCGCCTTTGAAGGGGAAAACCATTATCTCCTCACCGGATTTGATCTGTCTTTCCTCGGTCATGGTTCGGAATTCTATTCCCACTTCACCATGGGCTGCGGTAATGACAATTTGATGGGACACGGCGTTGTCGTTCCCGAACCCGGCACCTGGCTGCTTTTGGGGGCCGGACTGATCGGATTGGCTTTGGCTCGGCGACGCAACAGCTAA
- a CDS encoding IS110 family transposase codes for MFIGLDVHKKSIEIAIAEDGRTGEVRRYGEIAGDLSALDKVVRKLISKGAELHFVYEAGPCGYEIYRHLTAQGFDCQVVAPSKIPRKSGERIKNDRRDAQMLARLHRAGELSGVFVPAAEDEAMRDLTRSREDAKITQKKAKQRILAFLLRHGFRYNGRTPWSQAHMRWIAEIKMPHPAQQIALQEYVDTLTESTCRVKRLTDQIQQLLPQWRMFEVTKAYQSLRGVSLIVAATTVAEIGDLTRFDSPVELMSYLGLVPSEHSSGEKTKRGAITKTGNGHVRRVLVEAAWAYRLPARISRVLHKRQEGLSQEICAISWKAQLRLCARYKYMLERGKCKQVIVTAIARELCAFMWAIAHEVDIPEVV; via the coding sequence ATGTTTATCGGATTGGACGTCCATAAAAAATCTATTGAGATAGCCATTGCCGAGGACGGTCGCACTGGCGAAGTTCGCCGATACGGTGAAATTGCCGGTGACTTGTCTGCTCTGGACAAGGTGGTTAGGAAACTTATTTCAAAAGGAGCTGAACTGCACTTTGTCTACGAAGCCGGTCCTTGCGGCTATGAGATTTACCGCCACCTGACAGCTCAGGGATTCGATTGCCAGGTGGTGGCCCCCTCAAAGATTCCAAGGAAAAGCGGCGAGCGGATAAAAAATGACCGCCGGGATGCGCAGATGCTTGCCCGCCTGCATCGGGCCGGTGAACTGTCCGGCGTCTTTGTCCCTGCGGCGGAAGATGAAGCGATGCGGGATCTCACCCGCTCGAGAGAAGATGCCAAAATAACGCAGAAAAAAGCCAAGCAGCGCATTCTGGCTTTCCTGCTTCGGCATGGGTTCAGATACAACGGACGAACTCCTTGGAGTCAGGCCCATATGCGGTGGATCGCTGAGATTAAAATGCCCCATCCCGCTCAGCAAATCGCTCTTCAGGAATATGTCGACACATTAACTGAGAGCACGTGCCGGGTGAAACGCCTTACGGATCAGATTCAGCAACTTTTGCCGCAATGGCGTATGTTTGAGGTCACCAAGGCCTATCAGTCACTACGCGGTGTCTCTTTAATTGTTGCTGCGACCACAGTTGCGGAAATCGGCGACCTGACACGTTTTGATAGTCCCGTTGAACTGATGTCCTATCTTGGTCTGGTTCCATCGGAACACTCCAGTGGCGAGAAGACGAAACGAGGCGCCATCACCAAGACAGGTAATGGCCATGTGCGCCGGGTTCTTGTGGAAGCAGCCTGGGCTTACCGCCTTCCTGCCCGCATCAGTCGGGTGTTACATAAACGCCAAGAAGGTTTATCACAAGAGATTTGCGCTATTTCCTGGAAAGCCCAACTCCGGCTCTGTGCCCGCTACAAATACATGCTGGAACGGGGAAAATGCAAGCAGGTGATTGTAACGGCCATCGCCCGGGAACTCTGTGCCTTCATGTGGGCCATCGCCCATGAGGTTGACATTCCGGAAGTGGTATAA
- a CDS encoding PEP-CTERM sorting domain-containing protein, which yields MKKTIFLLFIFTTCFIYPAFATPVYFDINAGWWGNETSWSITGPSFNAGGENLKDAHTYSYNWDLDPGDYTLYMTDSKGDGLDGGGSLHLIVDSVSLLDFDSPNSVFGYSYLYLFEVPGSQISSVPEPATVLLLGCGLAGLAFYSRKRKKA from the coding sequence ATGAAAAAAACCATATTCCTGCTATTCATTTTCACAACCTGTTTTATTTACCCAGCCTTTGCCACGCCAGTGTATTTCGATATCAATGCAGGCTGGTGGGGCAATGAGACAAGTTGGTCTATTACGGGTCCCTCTTTTAATGCAGGGGGGGAAAATTTGAAGGATGCTCATACGTATTCTTATAATTGGGACCTTGACCCGGGTGACTATACCCTGTACATGACCGACTCAAAGGGGGATGGCTTGGATGGCGGGGGATCTTTACACTTGATTGTCGATAGCGTGAGCCTGCTGGACTTTGACTCTCCAAATAGTGTATTTGGCTATAGTTACCTTTATCTCTTTGAGGTTCCGGGCTCTCAAATTTCGTCGGTCCCCGAGCCTGCGACGGTTTTGCTCCTCGGCTGCGGCCTGGCCGGGCTCGCTTTTTACTCACGAAAACGAAAAAAAGCCTAG